The genomic window GTCAGAGAGTTTCTCGGTCGCCATCTCAATGAGGACGGGGGCTTTCGGGGTCGAGATGGAAAGAGCGATCTGTACTACACCGTCTTCGGACTGGAGGCGTCGCTGGCTCTGAAAGCGCACATCCCATACGAGCGCGTTGCAGGGTACCTTCATCGCTTCGACGCGGGCCAGTCCCTGGACCTGGTGCACCTTGCCTCTCTGGTCCGATGCCGGGTCAACCTCACGGATATCGCGCGCGACGCATTCGATTCGGGTACACGACGGGCCCTGATTGCCCGCCTGATGGAGTTTCGGGCGCGCGATGGAGGTTTCAGCGTATCAGGCGGGGCCGAACGTGGGCATGTGTACGGCAGCTTCCTGGCCTTGGGCGTCTGTCAGGACCTTCTGGTGGATGATCTGGACCCGGCCGGCGTGCTCGGCTCGGTTGGTTCACTCCAGATGCCCGACGGCGGCTATTCGAACGAGCCGACAATGACCGTCAGCGCTACAGCCGCTACCGCGGCGGCGGTTTTGATTCTTCACTATCTTGAAGCGCCGCTGCCTATGTCCGCGGTGCAATGGCTGGCCGCGCGCGCCGAGCCGTACGGCGGGTTCTCCGCCATCCCATCGGGACCCGATCTGGCGATTCCCGATCTGCTCTCGACGGCGACCGCATTGCACGCTTTGACGTTGGCCGGAGTGGATCTGGACGAGATTCGAGAGAGGAACCTGGACTATCTCGACGGACTATGGGATGTGCAGGGCGGTTTCCACGGCCATCCGGCCGACGATGTGCTGGACTGCGAATACACCTACTACGGGCTGCTGTCGCTCGGCGACCTTGTCGGACCATGATGCGAGTCGATCAAGAGGCACTGAACCAGACGGTTATGGCGCTCCGCGAGCGGCTTCTGGGATTGAGGAACGCTGAGGGCCATTGGGTTGGCCACCTTTCCAGCAGCGCCCTCTCGACCGCAACCGCCGTCTTCGCCCTGGCCCAGGTCGATGC from Anaerobaca lacustris includes these protein-coding regions:
- a CDS encoding prenyltransferase/squalene oxidase repeat-containing protein — protein: MTIRLDMRRAVTKAAEALGDSVEAVREFLGRHLNEDGGFRGRDGKSDLYYTVFGLEASLALKAHIPYERVAGYLHRFDAGQSLDLVHLASLVRCRVNLTDIARDAFDSGTRRALIARLMEFRARDGGFSVSGGAERGHVYGSFLALGVCQDLLVDDLDPAGVLGSVGSLQMPDGGYSNEPTMTVSATAATAAAVLILHYLEAPLPMSAVQWLAARAEPYGGFSAIPSGPDLAIPDLLSTATALHALTLAGVDLDEIRERNLDYLDGLWDVQGGFHGHPADDVLDCEYTYYGLLSLGDLVGP